In Populus nigra chromosome 1, ddPopNigr1.1, whole genome shotgun sequence, one genomic interval encodes:
- the LOC133673128 gene encoding uncharacterized protein LOC133673128 translates to MESPVQAQAIPLYETLTLTPLSPSPTATPIRSPLSDPLQPYSVFRNEISLSAFNSAAAESAAPDFFSLDVGSGDEEELELKTPVNGEAKGKRKAEVETETENLPKPMTESVWFRGDSKFRSPMLQLHKEIVDFCDFLSPTQEEQASRAEAVRCVFDVIKYIWPNCKVEVFGSFRTGLYLPTSDIDVVILGSGLKSPQIGLNALSRALSQKGVAKKIQVIARARVPIVKFVEKRSGVSFDISFDVNGGPIAAEFIKNAISKWPELRPLCLILKVFLQQRELNEVYSGGISSYALLAMLMAMLQNHRECQASLERNLGLLLIHFFDFYGRKLNTTNVGVSCKGTGTFFSKRTKGFMNNGRPFLIAIEDPQAPENDIGKNSFNYFQIRSAFAMAFTTLTNPKTILSLGPNRSILGTIIRPDPVLLERKGGKNGEVTFSSLLPGAGEPLQSNYGRQEILCNWQLDDEEEALPRGGGNAGDGSAHSSGKKRKASSKEKSRKKKSKENGDIGKVRHDESGSKKEKSTKKKQRWRKNDSSKGFASHAAGSS, encoded by the exons ATGGAATCCCCAGTTCAAGCCCAAGCAATTCCTCTTTAcgaaaccctaaccctaaccccaCTTTCTCCTTCACCCACTGCCACTCCAATTCGATCGCCGCTGTCCGATCCTCTCCAACCCTACTCTGTATTCCGCAATGAGATTTCTCTCTCCGCCTTCAATTCTGCTGCTGCGGAATCTGCTGCACCTGATTTCTTCTCTCTTGATGTTGGAAGCGGTGATGAGGAGGAGTTGGAGCTGAAGACGCCTGTTAATGGAGAGGCTAAGGGGAAGAGGAAAGCGGAGGTGGAGACGGAGACGGAGAACTTGCCGAAACCAATGACGGAGAGCGTGTGGTTTAGAGGGGATAGTAAGTTTAGGAGTCCGATGTTACAGTTACATAAAG AGATAGTGGATTTCTGTGATTTTCTGTCACCAACTCAGGAGGAACAAGCTTCACGTGCTGAAGCTGTACGATGTGTTTTTgatgttattaaatatatatggcCCAATTGTAAG GTGGAAGTTTTTGGCTCGTTTAGGACAGGACTTTATCTTCCAACCAGTGACATTGAT GTTGTGATTCTGGGTTCAGGACTAAAAAGCCCACAGATTGGTTTAAACGCTCTTTCCAGGGCCTTGTCTCAGAAGGGCGTTGCAAAGAAGATACAG GTGATAGCAAGGGCTCGTGTGCCCATTGTTAAATTCGTTGAAAAGAGAAGTGGTGTTTCCTTTGATATAAG TTTTGATGTGAATGGTGGACCCATAGCTGCTGAGTTTATCAAG AATGCAATATCCAAGTGGCCTGAACTACGACCattatgtttgattttgaaagtATTCCTACAACAAAGAGAACTCAACGAG GTATACTCTGGCGGCATAAGTTCTTATGCTCTGCTTGCCATGCTTATGGCAATGTTGCAG AATCATAGGGAGTGCCAGGCTTCTCTAGAACGTAATTTGGGGCTTCTCTTG ATAcacttttttgatttttatggaCGCAAATTGAACACCACAAATGTTGGTGTATCTTGCAAAGGGACTGGGACATTCTTTTCAAAGCGTACCAAAGG GTTTATGAACAATGGACGGCCATTTCTCATTGCAATTGAAGACCCACAG GCACCAGAGAATGACATTGGCAAGAATTCATTCAATTATTTCCAG ATTAGATCTGCTTTTGCAATGGCTTTTACAACCTTGACAAATCCGAAGACCATCCTAAGCTTAGGACCCAACAGGAGCATTCTTGGTACCATAATTAGACCTGACCCAGTTTTGCTGGAACGCAAAGGAGGGAAAAATGGAGAGGTAACTTTTAGCAGCTTGCTGCCTGGAGCTGGGGAGCCCTTGCAGTCAAATTATGGACGACAGGAAATTTTGTGCAATTGGCAGttggatgatgaagaagaagcatTACCACGAGGAGGTGGGAATGCTGGAGATGGTAGTGCACATTCCTCTGGAAAGAAGAGGAAAGCTTCTTCTAAAGAGAAGTCTCGGAAGAAAAAGTCGAAAGAAAATGGTGACATTGGGAAGGTGAGACATGATGAAAGTGGCTCAAAGAAAGAGAAGTCAACAAAGAAGAAACAGCGATGGAGAAAAAATGATAGCTCCAAGGGTTTTGCCAGTCATGCTGCTGGGTCTTCATAG